One window of the Rufibacter radiotolerans genome contains the following:
- the rpsB gene encoding 30S ribosomal protein S2: protein MANTTYKELLEAGVHFGHLTRKWDPKMAPYIFMEKNGIHIIDLNKTLVSLDEAISAIKQIAKSGRKILFVATKKQAQDIVAEEAKRLKMPYVTDRWLGGMLTNFQTVRKSLKKMSTIDKMVKENTAYAAMAKRERLMLSREREKLDRVLGGIADLSRLPAALFIVDVKRESIAIKEAQKLNLPVFAIVDTNSNPELVDFPIPANDDASKSIALITSLIGKAIEEGLSERKVDKDESEKKRSEEEGIQEKIEAE, encoded by the coding sequence ATGGCTAATACCACATATAAAGAATTACTGGAAGCCGGTGTACACTTTGGTCACCTTACCAGAAAATGGGATCCTAAAATGGCTCCATACATTTTCATGGAGAAAAACGGCATCCACATCATTGACCTGAACAAAACTCTGGTTTCCCTGGATGAGGCTATCTCCGCTATTAAGCAGATTGCTAAGTCTGGCCGCAAGATTTTGTTTGTCGCCACTAAAAAACAAGCGCAGGACATAGTAGCAGAAGAGGCCAAGCGCCTGAAGATGCCGTATGTGACAGACCGTTGGTTGGGTGGTATGTTGACTAACTTCCAGACTGTTCGTAAGTCTTTGAAGAAAATGTCAACTATTGACAAAATGGTAAAAGAAAACACTGCGTACGCCGCCATGGCAAAGCGTGAGCGTTTGATGCTGTCTCGTGAGCGTGAGAAACTTGACCGTGTGTTAGGTGGTATCGCTGACTTGTCACGTCTCCCAGCTGCTTTGTTCATTGTAGACGTAAAGCGTGAGTCTATCGCTATCAAAGAAGCCCAAAAACTGAACTTGCCCGTATTCGCGATTGTAGATACTAATTCTAACCCAGAGCTGGTAGACTTCCCAATCCCGGCAAACGATGATGCATCTAAGTCTATCGCTTTGATCACTTCCCTTATTGGTAAGGCCATTGAAGAAGGTCTTTCTGAGCGTAAGGTTGACAAAGACGAGTCTGAGAAGAAACGTTCTGAAGAAGAAGGCATCCAGGAGAAAATTGAGGCTGAATAA
- the rpsI gene encoding 30S ribosomal protein S9, with amino-acid sequence MEILNTSGRRKTSVARIYMTSGQGNITINDRDIKEYFPSEVLQTIVQQPLSLIDAVGKYDIKANIKGGGVAGQAEALRLAITKALVEENAETRPALKKEGFLTRDPRMVERKKFGKRKARRSFQFSKR; translated from the coding sequence ATGGAAATTCTCAATACATCTGGTAGAAGAAAAACCTCGGTGGCGCGCATTTACATGACGTCAGGGCAAGGGAATATCACTATTAACGATAGAGATATCAAGGAATATTTCCCTAGTGAAGTATTGCAAACCATCGTGCAGCAGCCTTTATCGCTGATTGACGCGGTTGGCAAATACGACATCAAGGCGAATATCAAAGGCGGTGGTGTTGCCGGTCAGGCAGAAGCCCTTCGTTTGGCAATCACCAAGGCTTTGGTGGAAGAAAACGCTGAGACCCGTCCAGCCCTGAAAAAAGAAGGTTTCTTAACGCGTGACCCCCGCATGGTGGAGCGTAAGAAATTCGGTAAGCGCAAAGCCCGTCGTTCCTTCCAGTTCTCTAAACGTTAA
- the rplM gene encoding 50S ribosomal protein L13, with translation MDHLSYKTLSVNKAAANRGWVVIDAGDSTLGRVASQIAMILRGKTKPSFTPNADCGDSVIVINSDKVRMTGKKWDKKTFVTHTGYPGGQRTFTPRELKAKSSTLLVERAVRGMLPRTRLGREQFRNLFVYPGTEHPHEAQQPVQVKLTK, from the coding sequence ATGGACCATTTAAGTTATAAGACGCTATCAGTTAATAAGGCGGCCGCAAATAGAGGCTGGGTAGTGATAGACGCCGGAGACTCAACCCTTGGCCGTGTGGCCTCTCAGATTGCCATGATTCTTCGTGGTAAAACCAAACCTTCTTTCACGCCTAACGCTGACTGCGGCGATAGCGTGATCGTGATCAATTCGGACAAAGTTCGTATGACCGGTAAGAAGTGGGACAAGAAAACCTTCGTGACGCACACTGGGTACCCAGGTGGTCAGCGCACGTTCACTCCCCGAGAGTTGAAAGCCAAATCTTCTACTTTATTAGTAGAGCGTGCGGTAAGAGGTATGTTGCCAAGAACCCGTCTGGGCCGTGAGCAATTCCGCAACCTTTTTGTGTACCCAGGTACGGAGCATCCGCACGAGGCACAACAGCCAGTTCAAGTAAAACTTACAAAATAA
- a CDS encoding RluA family pseudouridine synthase → MKLPAFRDLIIFENEDFIVVNKPPFLSTLEDRSFNATNLLTLARQYHEDAQACHRLDKETSGCLAIAKNPEAYRHLSMQFENRQVNKVYHAVAWGSHDFKDLLVDRAIQPGLKGIAKLAYKGKPAQTYFTTLEKYGRHTLLECRPITGRMHQIRLHLMYLKAPIVQDVMYGGEPLYLSSLKRKFNLAKDTEEQPVIKRFALHSYQLGFTLLNGDPVVVTAEYPKDFEVLVKLLRKNG, encoded by the coding sequence ATGAAATTACCCGCTTTCCGCGACCTAATAATTTTTGAGAACGAAGACTTCATCGTGGTCAACAAGCCGCCTTTCCTGTCTACCCTGGAAGACCGTTCATTCAATGCCACCAACTTATTGACCCTGGCCCGCCAGTACCATGAGGACGCCCAGGCCTGCCACCGCCTGGACAAAGAGACCTCGGGTTGCCTGGCCATTGCCAAGAACCCAGAGGCCTACCGTCACCTTTCCATGCAGTTTGAAAACCGGCAGGTAAACAAAGTGTACCACGCCGTGGCCTGGGGAAGCCATGATTTTAAAGATTTGCTGGTAGATCGCGCTATTCAGCCCGGCCTGAAAGGCATTGCCAAGCTGGCCTACAAAGGAAAACCCGCCCAGACCTATTTCACCACCCTGGAGAAATACGGCCGCCACACCCTGCTCGAGTGCCGCCCCATTACGGGCCGTATGCACCAAATCAGGCTGCACCTAATGTACCTGAAGGCGCCCATTGTGCAGGACGTGATGTACGGCGGCGAGCCCCTGTACCTCTCCAGCCTCAAGCGCAAGTTTAACCTGGCCAAAGACACCGAGGAACAACCTGTGATCAAACGCTTTGCCCTGCATTCTTACCAGTTGGGCTTTACGCTATTGAATGGCGATCCCGTTGTGGTTACTGCGGAGTACCCCAAGGATTTTGAGGTGCTGGTGAAGTTGCTTCGGAAGAACGGATAG
- a CDS encoding sensor histidine kinase: MATNSTPTKPSGYKVRLSSQGIAILISVLVAAIIAAYLYFSPQLGFKQQVLALALTFSACFLLVYFSYEALIFKEINNIYAGMEQFKRQDFKRMSNKFLFRSDPLKRIKDEIYLMAERNQKEIEELKRLQAMRREFLADVSHELKTPIFAAQGFIHTLLDGAMDDERVRDKFLQKAAKSLDSLDTLVQDLITITQLENGVIQMKTSTFDLNELAQEVFEQLEQKALSRNITLHLLNPPQETHLVLADRGRIKQVLLNLMDNAIKYGRDNGNIWLSFQDTRKKTAVTVRDDGPGIPKEHLSRIFERFYRIDKSRSRDTSGGGSGLGLAISKHIVEAHKSMIAVKSEVGQGTTLRFKLPKAKA; the protein is encoded by the coding sequence TTGGCTACAAATTCAACACCGACTAAGCCTTCGGGCTACAAAGTCAGGCTCAGTTCACAGGGCATTGCCATTCTTATCTCGGTGCTGGTGGCCGCGATCATTGCTGCCTACCTGTATTTCTCGCCACAGCTGGGGTTCAAACAACAGGTGCTGGCACTTGCCCTCACCTTCTCGGCCTGCTTTCTGCTGGTCTACTTCTCCTATGAGGCCCTGATCTTCAAGGAGATCAACAACATCTACGCCGGCATGGAGCAATTCAAAAGGCAGGACTTCAAGCGCATGAGCAACAAATTCCTGTTCAGGTCAGACCCACTCAAGCGTATTAAAGATGAGATCTACCTCATGGCCGAGCGGAACCAGAAGGAGATTGAGGAACTCAAGCGCCTACAGGCCATGCGCCGCGAATTCCTGGCCGATGTCTCCCATGAACTCAAGACCCCTATCTTCGCGGCCCAGGGCTTTATCCATACCCTGCTGGACGGAGCCATGGATGATGAGCGCGTCCGTGACAAATTCCTGCAGAAAGCCGCCAAAAGCCTGGACAGTCTGGACACCCTGGTTCAGGACCTGATCACTATCACGCAGCTGGAGAATGGCGTGATCCAGATGAAAACCTCTACGTTTGACTTGAATGAACTAGCCCAGGAAGTGTTTGAGCAGTTGGAGCAGAAGGCGCTTTCCAGAAACATAACGCTTCATCTGCTCAACCCACCCCAGGAAACCCACCTGGTCTTAGCCGACCGCGGCCGCATTAAGCAGGTGCTGCTCAACCTCATGGACAATGCCATAAAATACGGGCGGGACAACGGCAATATCTGGCTCTCCTTCCAGGATACAAGAAAGAAAACGGCGGTGACCGTGCGAGATGACGGCCCCGGAATTCCCAAAGAGCACCTCTCCCGCATCTTTGAGCGCTTCTACCGCATAGACAAAAGCCGCTCCCGCGATACCTCTGGTGGAGGTTCCGGGTTAGGATTGGCCATTTCCAAACATATAGTGGAGGCGCACAAGTCCATGATAGCGGTGAAAAGCGAGGTAGGCCAGGGCACCACGCTTCGGTTTAAACTGCCTAAGGCAAAAGCCTAA
- a CDS encoding response regulator transcription factor, with translation MQTPAKYKILVVDDDPDIVELLQYNLEKEGYEVAYGENGQKALEIARKFNPDIILLDVMMPVMDGITACRLLRENPKFKDTHILFLTARSEEFSEVAAFEAGADDFIVKPIKPRALISRLAAFKRRDTSQSPEQVAVIEIGDLKIDRTSFNVIKGDQKITLPKKEFELLAFLAATPNKVFSRDELLNNVWGNDVFVIPRTVDVHIRKVREKIGEDHIKTIKGVGYKFNTD, from the coding sequence ATGCAAACCCCAGCTAAATACAAGATTCTGGTTGTAGATGATGATCCAGACATTGTGGAGTTATTGCAGTACAACCTGGAAAAAGAGGGCTATGAGGTAGCGTATGGCGAAAATGGGCAAAAAGCCTTGGAAATCGCCCGGAAATTCAACCCAGACATTATTTTGCTGGATGTGATGATGCCCGTCATGGATGGCATTACCGCCTGCCGCCTGCTGCGGGAGAACCCCAAGTTCAAAGACACGCACATTCTGTTCCTTACCGCCCGTAGCGAGGAATTCTCTGAGGTAGCCGCCTTTGAGGCAGGCGCCGATGATTTTATAGTAAAGCCCATAAAACCACGGGCACTCATTAGCCGATTGGCCGCCTTCAAGCGCCGGGACACCAGCCAGAGCCCAGAGCAGGTGGCCGTGATTGAGATTGGCGACCTGAAGATTGACCGCACCAGCTTTAACGTGATAAAAGGCGACCAGAAAATCACCCTGCCCAAAAAGGAGTTTGAGCTGCTGGCGTTTCTGGCGGCCACCCCTAACAAGGTGTTCAGCCGTGACGAGCTATTAAACAACGTGTGGGGCAATGATGTGTTCGTGATTCCGCGCACCGTAGATGTGCACATTAGAAAAGTGCGGGAGAAAATAGGGGAAGACCATATAAAGACCATTAAAGGCGTTGGCTACAAATTCAACACCGACTAA
- a CDS encoding DUF3108 domain-containing protein, with protein sequence MVLSAFAIKDTMRTVKNESFGTGEVLQYKVHYGVINAGEATIQVAPGLHRINNRPTFQTSVSGKTTGSFDFFHRVRDTWTSYIDTASLLPLRFHRNIEEGNYRRKETTDFDHIGNKVVVNDSRKNHKNVTHKVPDNVQDMVSGFYYLRALNLDDFRTGQTIRLQGFLGDEIFDMNITYRGVVTVDTKAGKIKAHRLVPRMPSNKLFDGEDAITVYLSDDVNKVPVMFEAKMFVGSVKVDLYKYSGLQGKLNVVR encoded by the coding sequence ATGGTCCTGAGCGCCTTCGCGATCAAGGATACCATGCGTACCGTTAAAAACGAGAGCTTTGGCACCGGAGAGGTGCTGCAGTACAAAGTGCATTACGGGGTCATTAACGCCGGAGAGGCCACCATTCAGGTAGCCCCTGGCCTGCACCGCATCAACAACCGCCCTACTTTCCAGACCTCGGTGTCTGGCAAGACCACGGGCTCATTTGATTTCTTCCACCGCGTGCGTGACACCTGGACTTCTTACATAGACACGGCCTCCCTGCTCCCGCTCCGGTTCCACCGCAACATTGAGGAAGGCAACTACCGCCGCAAGGAAACCACCGACTTTGACCATATTGGCAACAAAGTGGTAGTCAATGACAGCCGCAAGAACCATAAGAACGTGACCCATAAAGTGCCGGACAATGTGCAGGACATGGTGAGTGGCTTCTACTACCTGCGGGCCCTCAACCTGGATGACTTCCGGACGGGCCAGACCATCAGGCTGCAGGGCTTCCTGGGTGACGAAATCTTTGACATGAACATCACGTACCGTGGTGTGGTGACCGTAGACACTAAGGCCGGTAAGATCAAAGCCCACCGCCTGGTACCGCGCATGCCCTCCAATAAGCTGTTTGACGGCGAAGACGCCATCACGGTGTATCTTTCTGATGACGTGAACAAGGTGCCGGTGATGTTTGAGGCGAAGATGTTTGTGGGATCTGTGAAGGTAGACCTTTACAAGTATTCTGGCCTGCAAGGCAAACTGAACGTGGTGCGGTAG
- the recA gene encoding recombinase RecA has product MSVQSEKLKALQLTIDKLDKTYGKGTVMKLNDTQVVDVPAISTGSLGLDIALGIGGLPRGRVVEIYGPESSGKTTLTMHCIAEAQKKGGIAAFIDAEHAFDKAYAEKLGIDTENLLIAQPDNGEQALEIADHLISSGAIDIIVIDSVAALVPKGELEGDMGDSKMGLQARLMSQALRKLTGTINKTGCLCIFINQLREKIGVMFGNPETTTGGNALKFYASVRLDIRRIGQIKEGPDNITGNRTKVKVVKNKVAPPFKVVEFDIMYGEGISKVGEILDLGVELGVVQKSGSWFSYSGDRLGQGRDAVKQFLLDNEELMQEIEDKIRAIVKGEPAKVAAVLEDTGE; this is encoded by the coding sequence ATGAGTGTACAAAGCGAGAAATTAAAAGCGCTCCAACTTACCATCGACAAGCTGGACAAAACCTATGGTAAAGGTACTGTCATGAAGCTGAATGATACGCAGGTAGTGGACGTCCCAGCCATTTCCACTGGTTCTTTGGGCCTAGATATAGCCCTTGGTATTGGTGGTCTTCCCCGCGGACGGGTGGTAGAGATTTACGGACCAGAATCGTCCGGTAAAACTACCCTTACCATGCACTGCATAGCCGAGGCTCAGAAAAAAGGTGGTATTGCCGCGTTTATTGACGCTGAGCACGCTTTTGACAAAGCATACGCAGAGAAACTAGGCATTGACACAGAAAACCTCCTGATTGCGCAGCCAGACAACGGTGAGCAGGCCCTGGAGATTGCCGACCATTTGATCAGCTCCGGTGCCATTGACATTATCGTGATTGACTCCGTGGCCGCTCTGGTGCCTAAAGGCGAACTGGAAGGCGACATGGGTGACAGCAAAATGGGTCTTCAGGCGCGTTTGATGTCTCAGGCCTTACGTAAACTGACCGGTACCATCAACAAAACAGGTTGCTTGTGTATCTTCATTAACCAGTTGCGTGAGAAGATTGGGGTGATGTTTGGTAACCCAGAGACCACCACCGGTGGTAACGCCCTTAAATTCTACGCTTCGGTTCGTCTGGACATCCGCCGTATTGGGCAGATCAAAGAAGGCCCGGACAACATTACCGGTAACCGCACCAAAGTGAAAGTGGTAAAAAACAAGGTGGCGCCTCCGTTCAAAGTAGTGGAGTTTGACATCATGTACGGCGAAGGTATCTCCAAAGTAGGCGAGATCCTGGATCTTGGGGTTGAGCTGGGTGTGGTACAGAAGTCTGGTTCATGGTTCTCTTACAGCGGTGATCGCTTAGGTCAGGGCCGTGATGCCGTGAAACAGTTCCTGTTAGACAATGAAGAACTCATGCAGGAGATTGAAGACAAGATCCGGGCTATTGTGAAAGGCGAGCCAGCAAAAGTGGCGGCCGTTCTGGAAGACACCGGAGAATAA
- a CDS encoding GNAT family N-acetyltransferase, with product MRQLSSSPATQTELLTDRLLLKPYGPGMAQEFWQLLDQNRSRLQSDFPDRTKAVQTLADAERRLRLLALQLRAGDLYSFGIWRQEEQDYIGDITLRRLARGKLFAEVGYYLSEEAEGQGYATEALKAMLRYAFQVLRMDCVNVRCAEGNDRSKRVAERCGFTYTRTYTPLVQEETGVPSRPINVYRLLRHDHQAAQLR from the coding sequence ATGCGGCAACTTTCTTCTTCGCCGGCTACCCAGACTGAGCTTCTCACAGACCGGCTTCTCCTTAAGCCCTATGGCCCCGGCATGGCCCAGGAGTTCTGGCAACTGCTGGACCAGAACCGCTCCCGCCTGCAGTCAGATTTCCCGGACCGCACCAAGGCCGTGCAGACCCTGGCTGACGCCGAACGGCGCCTCAGGCTTCTGGCCCTTCAGCTGCGGGCCGGTGACCTCTATAGCTTTGGCATCTGGCGCCAGGAAGAACAAGACTACATAGGCGATATTACCCTCAGGCGCCTGGCGCGGGGAAAGCTTTTTGCCGAGGTGGGCTACTACCTAAGTGAAGAAGCAGAGGGGCAGGGTTATGCCACCGAGGCCCTCAAGGCCATGCTGCGGTACGCGTTTCAGGTGCTGCGCATGGATTGCGTGAACGTGCGCTGCGCCGAAGGCAATGACCGAAGCAAACGGGTGGCCGAACGGTGCGGATTCACCTATACCAGAACCTATACGCCCCTGGTACAGGAGGAGACAGGCGTTCCGTCACGCCCCATAAATGTGTACCGGCTGCTGCGCCATGACCACCAGGCGGCCCAGCTTCGGTAG
- a CDS encoding TIGR02587 family membrane protein produces MQDRTIEESLQEYGRGIIGGLLFSLPMLYTMEVWWTSFHIVPWQLVLYIVVTFVLLLAYNTYAGLRPSASWKEVAIDSVEEMGLGLLLSFLILWLLGRIDLGEMPLERVVYKVVVEAMTVAIGVSVGTAQLGASGDEEEEQKEEGNEPLGLQQASTLEAVLLATCAGMLFGANIAPTDEVVMIAASVTPFQLLLLCLASLALSTLVLFYIGFKGAYETPANEKPKLLELLWSVSITYATAFCVSAGALWFFGRFNGAGLEFCIAMTVVLAMVSSLGASAGRFLFDQEYKEHHEKKSA; encoded by the coding sequence ATGCAAGACAGGACCATAGAAGAATCATTGCAGGAATACGGCCGGGGCATTATTGGGGGCTTGCTATTCAGTTTGCCCATGCTCTATACCATGGAGGTGTGGTGGACCAGCTTCCATATAGTGCCGTGGCAACTGGTTCTCTATATTGTGGTCACGTTTGTGCTGCTTTTAGCTTACAACACCTACGCCGGCCTCCGGCCCTCCGCCTCCTGGAAAGAGGTGGCCATTGACTCTGTGGAGGAAATGGGGCTGGGGCTGCTTCTGTCTTTTTTAATTCTTTGGCTTTTGGGGCGCATTGACCTGGGGGAGATGCCCCTGGAGCGCGTGGTGTACAAGGTAGTGGTGGAGGCCATGACGGTCGCCATTGGCGTTTCGGTGGGTACCGCCCAGCTAGGCGCCTCCGGCGATGAGGAGGAGGAACAGAAAGAGGAGGGAAATGAACCGTTGGGCCTTCAGCAGGCCTCCACCCTGGAAGCCGTGTTACTGGCCACCTGCGCCGGCATGCTGTTTGGGGCCAACATCGCGCCCACCGATGAAGTGGTGATGATTGCTGCCTCCGTGACCCCGTTTCAGTTGCTGCTCTTGTGTTTGGCCTCGTTGGCGCTGAGTACCCTGGTGTTGTTTTACATTGGGTTTAAGGGTGCGTATGAAACCCCGGCCAACGAGAAGCCCAAGCTCCTGGAGCTGCTCTGGAGCGTGAGTATTACCTATGCCACCGCCTTCTGCGTTTCTGCGGGCGCGCTGTGGTTTTTTGGCCGGTTCAACGGGGCCGGCCTTGAGTTTTGCATTGCGATGACGGTAGTACTGGCGATGGTTTCCTCCTTGGGGGCATCGGCGGGCCGGTTCTTGTTTGACCAGGAATATAAAGAACACCATGAAAAAAAATCTGCTTGA
- a CDS encoding FAD/NAD(P)-binding protein encodes MRQVIAIVGGGFSGTMVAVHLLRQQQTPVHVLLLNEGYPVGKGVAYSAGSDLFLLNVYAGRMSAYPDQPHHFVDWLRQQPLYAYTPPEELEKIFMPRKVYGQYLEEQLTQALAQPAGHNTAQVLSQRVVHLQHTAQAEFPYQLQLKDGQQIPAHKVVLALGNFQPSPLRGTSPQLAPPLYYHNPWKPEAWQNLPDQGRLLLIGTGLTSIDIILALLKQGFNGTITAVSTNGYLPYPYRTSTLDTAFSTQIAGASSLREVVDLFKKALQEKGQDHWEPLINGVRAQTQALWQRFSDADKKRFSQKLGSLWTVARHRLPPQVHAKIKQAIKDGFLEIMPGRIQKIHPQNGQIEVQVKTLGTTQTLLADRVINCTGPQLEYAKLKDPLVKSMLAQDLLFPHPMGMGLKADAHYRVLQANGEPCQGLFTLGAALRGELWESNAVPELREQAQALSQEILHLF; translated from the coding sequence ATGCGCCAAGTAATTGCTATTGTGGGAGGAGGGTTCAGTGGGACCATGGTGGCCGTGCATTTGCTCCGGCAGCAGCAGACACCCGTGCACGTGCTGCTCCTGAATGAGGGCTACCCGGTGGGCAAAGGCGTGGCATATTCCGCTGGCTCAGACCTCTTTTTGCTGAACGTGTACGCCGGCCGCATGAGCGCCTACCCAGACCAGCCCCATCATTTCGTGGATTGGCTGCGGCAGCAACCGCTGTACGCCTACACGCCCCCTGAAGAATTGGAGAAGATCTTCATGCCCAGAAAAGTGTACGGCCAGTACCTGGAGGAACAGCTAACCCAGGCCCTGGCCCAGCCGGCCGGCCACAACACGGCCCAGGTTCTTTCCCAGCGGGTGGTGCACCTCCAGCATACAGCACAGGCAGAATTCCCCTACCAGCTGCAACTAAAGGATGGTCAACAAATACCCGCGCACAAGGTGGTGCTGGCCCTGGGCAATTTCCAACCTTCGCCGCTGCGCGGAACCAGCCCGCAACTGGCCCCGCCCCTGTACTACCACAACCCTTGGAAACCTGAGGCCTGGCAAAACCTCCCGGATCAGGGCCGCTTGCTGTTGATAGGCACGGGACTGACCAGCATTGACATCATTCTGGCCCTGCTCAAACAAGGCTTCAACGGCACCATTACCGCCGTCTCCACCAACGGCTACCTACCCTATCCCTACCGCACGTCTACCCTTGACACCGCCTTCAGTACGCAAATTGCCGGGGCTTCTTCTCTGCGTGAGGTGGTGGACCTGTTCAAGAAAGCGCTTCAGGAAAAGGGCCAGGACCACTGGGAGCCTTTAATCAATGGGGTTCGGGCCCAGACCCAGGCGCTCTGGCAACGCTTTTCAGACGCAGACAAGAAGCGCTTCAGCCAGAAGCTGGGCTCTCTCTGGACGGTGGCGCGGCATAGATTACCGCCGCAAGTGCACGCTAAGATAAAGCAGGCCATCAAAGACGGTTTCCTGGAGATTATGCCCGGCCGCATTCAAAAAATTCACCCACAAAACGGACAGATTGAAGTGCAGGTAAAAACACTAGGCACTACCCAGACACTGTTGGCCGACCGCGTCATTAACTGCACCGGCCCGCAACTGGAGTACGCTAAACTAAAGGACCCGCTGGTGAAATCAATGCTGGCGCAGGACCTTCTCTTCCCGCACCCCATGGGCATGGGCCTGAAAGCCGATGCGCATTACCGGGTATTGCAAGCCAACGGGGAACCGTGCCAGGGGCTTTTCACACTGGGCGCGGCCCTGCGCGGCGAGCTTTGGGAATCTAACGCCGTACCCGAGCTCCGGGAACAGGCCCAGGCCCTGAGCCAGGAAATTTTACACCTGTTTTAA
- a CDS encoding AAA family ATPase, with product MPPFASDREAADALHHAYKRLTAEISQTIIGQEEVVKLVLTAVFCQGHCLLVGVPGLAKTLLIQTIANSLDLTFNRVQFTPDLMPSDILGSETLDQNRQFQFVKGPVFANIVLADEINRTPPKTQAALLEAMQEYSVTVAGHHYKLPRPFFVLATQNPIEQEGTYPLPEAQLDRFMFHVALSYPSYQAELQIVKNTTGDRQHKPTVILHADEISAFQQLVRRVPVTDNVVEYAVQLVHKTRPNTEMAGPQATQYLEWGAGPRASQHLIMGAKCNALIRGKYSPDIEDVQAVATPILRHRLVRNFKAEAEGISVEQIIKGLL from the coding sequence ATGCCTCCTTTTGCCTCTGACAGAGAAGCCGCAGATGCCCTGCATCATGCCTATAAGCGATTGACCGCTGAGATTTCTCAAACCATTATTGGCCAGGAGGAAGTAGTGAAGCTGGTGCTCACGGCCGTTTTCTGTCAGGGTCACTGTCTGTTGGTAGGCGTTCCGGGTCTGGCCAAGACCCTTCTTATCCAGACCATTGCCAACTCCCTGGACCTTACCTTTAACCGGGTACAGTTCACCCCAGACTTAATGCCTTCAGACATTCTGGGCTCAGAGACCCTGGACCAGAACCGCCAGTTCCAGTTTGTGAAGGGGCCCGTTTTTGCCAACATAGTACTGGCAGATGAGATCAACCGGACGCCCCCTAAAACCCAGGCGGCGTTGCTGGAGGCCATGCAGGAATACTCCGTGACCGTGGCCGGCCACCATTACAAGCTCCCTAGGCCGTTCTTTGTGCTGGCCACCCAGAACCCCATTGAGCAAGAAGGAACCTACCCCTTACCTGAGGCCCAGCTGGACCGCTTTATGTTTCACGTGGCTCTCTCCTACCCCAGCTACCAGGCCGAGCTGCAGATTGTCAAAAACACCACCGGCGACCGCCAGCACAAACCCACTGTGATCCTGCACGCCGACGAGATCTCTGCCTTCCAGCAGCTGGTCCGCCGCGTGCCCGTTACGGATAACGTGGTGGAGTATGCCGTGCAACTGGTGCATAAAACCAGGCCCAACACAGAAATGGCAGGTCCGCAGGCTACCCAGTACCTGGAGTGGGGCGCCGGCCCCCGGGCCTCACAACACCTGATCATGGGCGCCAAGTGCAATGCCCTCATCAGAGGAAAGTACTCCCCAGACATTGAAGACGTGCAGGCCGTGGCCACGCCTATCCTACGCCACCGCCTGGTGCGCAACTTCAAAGCCGAAGCCGAAGGCATTTCCGTGGAGCAAATTATCAAAGGCCTTCTTTAG